In Nisaea acidiphila, the DNA window CTTGGTGGCCGGCCGGTCATAGACCTCGATCGGGGTGCCGATCTGCTCGGCCACGCCGGCATTCATTACCACAAGGCGGTCCGCCATGGTCATCGCCTCGACCTGGTCGTGGGTGACGTAGAGACTGGTGGTGCCGAGCTGGCGCTGCAGCTTCTTCACCTCGACCCGCATCTGCACCCGGAGCTTGGCATCGAGATTGGAAAGCGGCTCGTCGAAGAGGAACACGGAAGGCTCGCGCACGATGGCGCGGCCCATGGCGACGCGCTGGCGCTGGCCGCCGGAGAGCTGCTGCGGACGGCGCTCCAGCAGCGGCGCCAGTTCCAGGATATCCGCCGCCTTGCGCACCCGGCTGTCGATCTCGTCCTTCGCCATGCGCCGGTTCTTCAGCCCGTAGGCCATGTTGTTGAAGACCGTCATATGCGGATAGAGCGCGTAATTCTGGAACACCATGGCGATGTCCCGGTCCGCCGGCTCGAGGCCGTTGACCTCGCGCCCGGAAATCGAGACCGCGCCGCCGGTGATGCTCTCGAGGCCGGCCACCATGCGCAGCAGCGTGGACTTGCCGCAGCCCGACGGGCCGACGAGCGCGATGAACTCGCCGTCGTCGATGTCGATATCGATCCCGTGAATGGCCTTGAAGCCGTTGGGATAGGTTTTCTCGATGCTCTTGAGTGTGACCTCGGCCATCCTCAGTTCCTCATTTCTCGGATTCGACGAGGCCCTTCACGAACCAGCGCTGGAAGATCACCACCACCATGACCGGTGGCAGCAGCGCGAGGATCGAAAGCGCGAGGGCCTTGTTGTATTGCGGGATACGGTTGCCTTCGAGATCGTTGAGGATCTGCTTGATCCCCATCACGACCGTGAAATAGCTCTCGTCCGTGGTCATCAGGATGGGCCAGAGATACTGGTTCCACCCGACCACGAACATGATGATGAAGATCGCCGCGATCATTGTTTTCGAGAGCGGCAGCAGGATGTCGACGAAGAAGCGGAACGGCCCCGCCCCGTCGATCCGCGCCGCCTCCAGGATCTCCTCCGGCACCGACTTGTAGAACTGGCGGAAAAAGAAGGTCGCGGTCGCGCTGGCGATCAGCGGCAGGATCAGCCCGGTATAGCTGTTCAGCATGCCGAGGTCGGAGACCACCTCGTAGGAGGGAATGATGCGCACCTCGAGCGGCAGCAGCAGCGAGGAGAAGATGATCCAGAAGAAGAAGCTGCCGGCCGGGAAGCGGAAATAGACGATGGCATAGGCGGCCAGTGTCGAGATGATGATCTTGCCGATCGAGAAACCGAGCCCGAGCACCATCGAGTTCTGCAGCATCAGCACCGCGTTCACCTGCTCGGTGAAGCCGGTATTCTCGAACAGCACCGCGCTGTAGGTCTCCCAGAAATAGTCCCCGAACCAGAGCTGGAGCCCCTCGCCGAGGAGCGTTTCCGGGCGGTGCGTCGAGGAGGCGAAAGCGATCCAGATCGGCAGCAGCAGGAAAAGGATGCCGAGGATCAGGATCAGATGGTCGAGCGGTTTGACGTTTTTCATCGTTTCGCTCCCGCTCAGTAATGGATGCGCTTCTCGAGCACGCGGAACTGCACGACGGTCAGCCCGAGCACGAGAATCATGAGGATGACGGACTGCGCCGAGCTGCCGCCGAGATCGGCACCGAGGAAGCCGTCCTGATAGACCTTGTAGACCAGCGTCGCGGTGCCGCCGCCGGGCGCGCCGCGGGTCATGGTGTCGATCACCCCGAAGGTGTCGAAGAAGGCGTAGGTGATGTTGATCACCAGCACGAAGAAGCCGGTCGGCGCGAGCAGCGGCAGGGTCACCGTCCAGAACCGGCGGAAGCCGTCGCGGCAATCGATCAGCGCGGCCTCGCGGACCGAGCGCGGGATCGACTGCAGGCCGGCGAGGAAATAGATGAAATTCACGCTGACCTGCTTCCAGACCGAGACCAGGATCACGGTGAAGGAGGCGTCGAACACGTCGAGCTGCGGATTGAACGGCCAGCCGGTGGCGTTCAGGAAATGGTTCAGCGGGCCGATCGAACGGTCGAACAGAAAGGTGCCGATCATGCCGGCGACCGCGGGCGCCACCGCATAGACCCAGGTCAGCATGACCTTGTAAGCGGACTGCCCGTGAATGATCCCGTCCGCCTTGACCGCCAGCAGCAGCGCGAGCGCCATGGAGAGAAAGGCGACGAGGGCGGAGAAGACGAGGGTGAAGACGGCCGAGGTCGCGTAATGGTCGCTTGCGACCACCTCGCGGAAATTGTCGAGGCCGACGAACTGGCTGGCGAGACCGAACGGGTCCTCCAGCATGAAGGACTGGTAGATCGCCTGGGCCGCCGGCCAGACGAAGAAGATCGCGATGATCGCGAGCTGCGGCGCGATCAGCAGATACGGCAGGGTGATGTGGTTGAATTGCTGCCGCTTCATCGGCGGAACCCCAATGCGAGCCGGAACAGGAAAACGGCGGACGGGTGAAACCGTCCGCCGTCTTTCGGGAGATGAGGCTTACTGGACCGTCTTGGCGAAGCGGGCGAGCAGCTTGTTGGCGCCGTCCTCGATGGCCGCGAAGGCATCGTCGACCGACTTGGAGCCGGCGAAGATCTGGTCGTATTCGCGGTTCATCACTTCGCGGATCTGCACGTAGTAACCGAGGCGGTAGCCCTTGTTGTTCTCGGCAGATTTCAGGTTCAGCTGCTGGATGCCGACCTCGGCGTCCGGCTCGTCCTTGTAATAGCCGGATTCCTTCGCGAGCGTGTAGGCCGCGTTGGTGATCGGCACGTAGCCGGTTTCCTTGTGCCAGAAGAACTGGGTTTCCGGCTTGGTCAGGAACTTGAAGAACTGGGCAACGCCCTCGTTCTCGGCCTTGTCCTTGCCGGAGAAGGCGAAGAGAGCCGCACCGCCGATGAAGGTGGTGTAGTCCTCGCCCTTGGCGATGCTGTTCCAATACGGCAGGTTGGTGGTACCGAAGTCGAACTTCGCCGCCTTCTTCAGACCACCGAAGGAGCCGGAGGAGCCGAGCCACATGGCGACTTCCTGGTCGATGAAGGGCTTCTGGTTGTCGCCCCACTTGGTGCCGTAATAGCCGAACAGGCCGGCCTGCTGCCACTCGCGCGCCTTCGAGAAGTGCATGCGCATGTGTTCGTTGTTGTAGTTGATCTTGGTCGCGACGCCGTCGAAGCCGTTATTCTCGTTCGCCAGCGGGATGTTGTGCCGGGAGTGGAAGTTCTCGGAGAAGATCCACGGCGTGTGCGACTGGCTGAGCGCGATATAGCCCGCGTCCTTCAGCTTCGGCGCGATTGACTCGAACTCTTCCCAGGTCTTCGGCGGCTGCACGCCGGCTTTCGCCAGGGCGTCCTTGTTGTAGTAGAGCACCGGGGTGGAGCTGTTGAACGGCATGCCGATCATGTCGCCCTTGCTGTCCGCGTAGAAATAGCGGACGCCGGCGATGTAATCCTCGGCGTGGAAAGGAACGCCGTTTTCGTTCAGCAGGCTGGCAACCGGATAGACCGCGCCCTTGGCGTTGATGATGGTCGCGGCGCCGGCGTCGAAGATCTGGATGATGTTCGGCGCTTCGCCCGCGCGGAACGCGGCGATGCCGGCGGTCATGGTCTCTTCGTAGCCGCCCTTGTAGATCGGGGTCAGCTTGTACTCGCTCTGGGACGCGTTGAAGTCCTTGGCGATGGCGTTCACGGTCTCGCCGAGGCCGCCGCCCATGGCGTGCCAGAAGGTGATCTCGGTGGCCGCGTTGGCGGCGCCCGCACCGAGCATGGCAAGGCCAGCCGCGGCAGCGAGAAGCGTCTTGGTTGCTTTCATAAGAAGGCTCCAGTGGATGAAATACGAGCGCGTGACCGTATTCCCGCTGAAGGTCCGAACGGTGAAAGAACCGTGACATTTTCGTTGCAGTAATTTCGTCTAAGCTTTTCTTTTCATTTGAAAATTCAGAACGTTCGTTTGGTGCTGTCGCGACCGGTTTCGGACGATCGAAAACTCCGTTTGCCGCGCAATGCGCGGATAGTCGGCGCCGGGAAGGCAAAGGTATAAAATAGGCATTGCAACCGAGGAGGCTGGAGAGATGCCGGACGAAGGAATGGCGGCACGCGGCGCGACGAGAGGCTTCGACGACGATGCGGCCCGCTGGGCGGCGGTGACCGGCAACGACGCGTCGGCGGACGGACATTTCTACTACGCGGTGATCACGACGGGCGTCTATTGCCGCCCGAGCTGCCGCTCGCGCATGCCGAAACGCGAGAATGTCCAGTTCTACGACAATGCCGCGGCCGCGGAGGCCGCAGGCTACCGGCCCTGCCGCAAATGCCTCGGCCAGGATGCGGCCGAAATCCGGCGCCGCGAGGCGGTAACCCGGGCCTGCGCGTTGCTCGACGGGGCGGAGGAGACCGCGCCGACGCTCGACGCGCTCGCCGCCGAGACCGGCCTCTCGCCCTATCATCTGCAACGGACCTTCAAGGCGGTGACCGGCGTCACCCCGCGGCAATATTGGGACGCGCGCCGGCTGGCCCGGCTCCGGCAGAACCTGAAATCGGGCGAGGCCGTGGCACCCGCGCTCTACGGTGCCGGCTACGGCTCGTCCAGCCGGCTCTACGAGAAAGCGCGCGGCCAGCTCGGCATGACGCCGGCGACCTACGGCAAGGGCGGCAAGGGGGCGGTGATCGCCTTCACCACGGCCGCCTCGCCGCTCGGCCCGCTGCTGGTCGCCGCGACCGAAGCCGGGATCTGCTTCGTCTCCCTCGGCAACGAGGTTTCCGCCCTGGAAACCGGGCTTCGCGAGGAGTTCCCCCGGGCCGAGATCGTACGCGAGGACGAGACGCTCGGAGAACTCACCGACCGTGTCCTCGCGAGCCTCGACGGCGGGACGCCGGACAGCGCCTTGCCGCTCGACATCCAGGCGACCGCTTTCCAGCGCCAGGTCTGGGAGGCGCTGATGGCGATACCGGCCGGCGAGACCCGGACCTATGGCGAGCTTGCGGAGGCGATCGGCAAACCGGGCGCGGCACGGGCCGTCGGGCGCGCCTGCGGCAGCAACCGGGTCGCCCTAGTCATTCCCTGCCACCGCGCCGTCGGCGCGAACGGCAGCCTCACCGGCTATCGCTGGGGCACGGAGCGCAAGCGCCGGCTTCTGGACGCCGAGCGCGCGGGGAACGCGAAACGGCTCGCCGCCGCCGGGTAAACCGTCCGGTTTTACCCGGGCCGAAATATGCGCTATGAAAAGGGGCCGTTCTTCCGGAATGGCCCTATTCTCTTTCGAAGATCACCGATGAAAAATTCCGATTTCCGGGTCGATTCGGTCGGCGGCATCGCGACGCTGACCCTCATGGTCGCGCTCGGCCAGATGGCGGTCGGCCTGTTCGTGCCCTCGCTGCCGTCGCTCGTCAGCTATTTCGATACCGATATGGGCACGGTGCAGTTGACGCTGACCGTGCATTTCACAGCATTCGCCCTGTTCCAGCTTCTTGCGGGCCCCCTCTCGGACCGGTTCGGCCGCCGGCCGGTCATCCTGACCGGCCTCGCCATCTATGCCTGCGGAGCGATCGCCTGCGCCCTCGCGGAGAGCATCTCCGCCCTGATCGGGGCCCGCATCCTGCTCGCCATCGGCGCCTGCTCCGGCCACGCGGTCAGCCGGGCGGTGATCCGGGACCGCTCGGAAGGCGCCGACTCGGCGCGGATCATGTCCTATATCGGCATGGCCATGGCCCTCTCTCCCGCGCTGACGCCGACCATCGGCGGTCAGCTT includes these proteins:
- a CDS encoding sn-glycerol-3-phosphate import ATP-binding protein UgpC — encoded protein: MAEVTLKSIEKTYPNGFKAIHGIDIDIDDGEFIALVGPSGCGKSTLLRMVAGLESITGGAVSISGREVNGLEPADRDIAMVFQNYALYPHMTVFNNMAYGLKNRRMAKDEIDSRVRKAADILELAPLLERRPQQLSGGQRQRVAMGRAIVREPSVFLFDEPLSNLDAKLRVQMRVEVKKLQRQLGTTSLYVTHDQVEAMTMADRLVVMNAGVAEQIGTPIEVYDRPATKFVAAFIGSPSMNFMEARIEGGEAVLDDGVKLPLNGSAQGVSEGQTVSLGIRPEHFEPGGDAHGLELKIDLVEHLGADTLVHGHTGGKNALTTVRLSGHQHLAPGETLHLAAAPENLHLFDPESGKRL
- the ugpE gene encoding sn-glycerol-3-phosphate ABC transporter permease UgpE, which gives rise to MKNVKPLDHLILILGILFLLLPIWIAFASSTHRPETLLGEGLQLWFGDYFWETYSAVLFENTGFTEQVNAVLMLQNSMVLGLGFSIGKIIISTLAAYAIVYFRFPAGSFFFWIIFSSLLLPLEVRIIPSYEVVSDLGMLNSYTGLILPLIASATATFFFRQFYKSVPEEILEAARIDGAGPFRFFVDILLPLSKTMIAAIFIIMFVVGWNQYLWPILMTTDESYFTVVMGIKQILNDLEGNRIPQYNKALALSILALLPPVMVVVIFQRWFVKGLVESEK
- a CDS encoding ABC transporter permease subunit, yielding MKRQQFNHITLPYLLIAPQLAIIAIFFVWPAAQAIYQSFMLEDPFGLASQFVGLDNFREVVASDHYATSAVFTLVFSALVAFLSMALALLLAVKADGIIHGQSAYKVMLTWVYAVAPAVAGMIGTFLFDRSIGPLNHFLNATGWPFNPQLDVFDASFTVILVSVWKQVSVNFIYFLAGLQSIPRSVREAALIDCRDGFRRFWTVTLPLLAPTGFFVLVINITYAFFDTFGVIDTMTRGAPGGGTATLVYKVYQDGFLGADLGGSSAQSVILMILVLGLTVVQFRVLEKRIHY
- a CDS encoding extracellular solute-binding protein, which encodes MKATKTLLAAAAGLAMLGAGAANAATEITFWHAMGGGLGETVNAIAKDFNASQSEYKLTPIYKGGYEETMTAGIAAFRAGEAPNIIQIFDAGAATIINAKGAVYPVASLLNENGVPFHAEDYIAGVRYFYADSKGDMIGMPFNSSTPVLYYNKDALAKAGVQPPKTWEEFESIAPKLKDAGYIALSQSHTPWIFSENFHSRHNIPLANENNGFDGVATKINYNNEHMRMHFSKAREWQQAGLFGYYGTKWGDNQKPFIDQEVAMWLGSSGSFGGLKKAAKFDFGTTNLPYWNSIAKGEDYTTFIGGAALFAFSGKDKAENEGVAQFFKFLTKPETQFFWHKETGYVPITNAAYTLAKESGYYKDEPDAEVGIQQLNLKSAENNKGYRLGYYVQIREVMNREYDQIFAGSKSVDDAFAAIEDGANKLLARFAKTVQ
- the ada gene encoding bifunctional DNA-binding transcriptional regulator/O6-methylguanine-DNA methyltransferase Ada, which produces MPDEGMAARGATRGFDDDAARWAAVTGNDASADGHFYYAVITTGVYCRPSCRSRMPKRENVQFYDNAAAAEAAGYRPCRKCLGQDAAEIRRREAVTRACALLDGAEETAPTLDALAAETGLSPYHLQRTFKAVTGVTPRQYWDARRLARLRQNLKSGEAVAPALYGAGYGSSSRLYEKARGQLGMTPATYGKGGKGAVIAFTTAASPLGPLLVAATEAGICFVSLGNEVSALETGLREEFPRAEIVREDETLGELTDRVLASLDGGTPDSALPLDIQATAFQRQVWEALMAIPAGETRTYGELAEAIGKPGAARAVGRACGSNRVALVIPCHRAVGANGSLTGYRWGTERKRRLLDAERAGNAKRLAAAG